In the genome of Ensifer adhaerens, one region contains:
- a CDS encoding putative addiction module killer protein, translating to MITFKKSDLFEAWFAALKDTRAKARILARVLSAEKGNFGDCQPVGSGVSEMRIHYGPGYRLYYTRRGEVVYLLLLGGDKSTQKRDIARALEMAARLEKDQP from the coding sequence ATGATCACCTTCAAGAAGTCCGATCTCTTTGAAGCATGGTTCGCGGCTCTGAAGGACACGCGGGCGAAGGCGCGGATTTTGGCGCGGGTGTTGTCTGCCGAGAAGGGCAATTTCGGTGATTGCCAGCCTGTCGGCAGCGGCGTTTCCGAAATGCGCATTCATTACGGACCCGGTTATCGGCTCTATTACACGCGGCGCGGCGAGGTGGTTTATCTGCTGCTGCTCGGCGGCGACAAGAGCACGCAGAAGCGCGACATCGCCCGCGCGCTCGAAATGGCAGCCAGATTGGAAAAGGACCAGCCATGA
- a CDS encoding probable addiction module antidote protein: MNTFTTFDIADYLDSDEMIAEFLTAALEDDNPEVFIAALGHVAKAKGMSEIARETGLGRESLYKALKEGAKPRYETVAKVLSALGVRLTVEKVA, from the coding sequence ATGAACACGTTCACGACATTCGATATAGCCGATTACCTCGACAGCGACGAGATGATTGCCGAGTTTCTGACGGCAGCCCTTGAGGATGACAACCCGGAGGTTTTCATCGCAGCCCTAGGTCATGTCGCAAAGGCAAAGGGCATGAGCGAAATTGCGCGGGAAACGGGGCTGGGGCGTGAAAGTCTCTACAAAGCGCTGAAGGAAGGGGCGAAGCCGAGGTATGAGACCGTGGCGAAGGTGCTTTCGGCGCTGGGGGTGAGGCTGACGGTGGAGAAAGTGGCCTGA
- a CDS encoding threonyl-tRNA synthetase, producing the protein MSVSLTFPDGSVRSYDAGATGKDVAESISKSLAKKAIAVAIDGVVRDLSDPVTEGRIEIVTRTDPRALELIRHDAAHVMAEAVQELWPGTQVTIGPVIENGFYYDFAKNEPFTTEDLPKIEKKMKEIIARNQPFTKEIWSREKAKQVFADKGEGYKVELVDAIPEGQDLKIYYQGDWFDLCRGPHMASTGQIGTAFKLMKVAGAYWRGDSNNPMLTRIYGTAWAEQEDLDRYLHILEEAEKRDHRKLGREMDLYHFQEEGPGVVFWHSKGWRMFQTLTAYMRRRLAGIYEEVNAPQVLDASLWETSGHWGWYQENMFAVKSAYAFTHPDDEEADNRVFALKPMNCPGHVQIFKHGLKSYRELPIRLAEFGIVHRYEASGALHGLMRVRGFTQDDAHVFCTDEQMAAECLRINQLILSVYEDFGFHEVVVKLSTRPEKRVGSDALWDRAESVMMEVLKTIEEQSEGRIKTGILPGEGAFYGPKFEYTLRDAIGREWQCGTTQVDFNLPERFGAFYIDHNSEKQQPVMIHRAICGSMERFLGILIENFAGHMPLWFAPVQVVVATITSEADDYGREVAELLRDAGLHVETDFRNEKINYKIREHSVGKVPAIIVCGKREAEERTVNIRRLGSQNQTSMTLAEALATLADEATPPDVKRKAAEKAARAARVA; encoded by the coding sequence ATGTCTGTTTCCCTGACTTTTCCCGATGGTTCCGTTCGATCCTATGATGCCGGTGCGACTGGCAAGGACGTTGCGGAATCGATTTCCAAGTCGCTGGCCAAGAAGGCGATTGCGGTGGCGATCGATGGCGTGGTGCGCGATCTCTCCGACCCCGTGACCGAGGGCCGGATCGAGATCGTGACGCGGACCGATCCGCGTGCGCTGGAGCTCATTCGCCACGATGCGGCGCACGTCATGGCCGAGGCCGTGCAGGAGCTTTGGCCCGGCACGCAGGTCACGATCGGGCCGGTGATCGAGAACGGGTTCTATTACGACTTTGCGAAAAACGAGCCCTTCACCACCGAAGATCTGCCGAAGATCGAGAAGAAGATGAAGGAGATCATCGCCCGCAACCAGCCTTTCACCAAGGAAATCTGGTCGCGCGAGAAGGCGAAACAGGTGTTCGCCGACAAGGGTGAGGGCTACAAGGTCGAGCTGGTGGATGCGATCCCCGAAGGCCAGGACCTCAAGATCTATTATCAGGGCGACTGGTTCGACCTCTGCCGCGGGCCGCATATGGCCTCCACGGGTCAGATCGGCACGGCCTTCAAGCTGATGAAGGTGGCCGGCGCCTATTGGCGCGGTGACTCGAACAATCCGATGCTGACGCGCATCTACGGCACCGCCTGGGCCGAGCAGGAAGACCTCGACCGCTATCTCCACATTCTGGAAGAGGCGGAAAAGCGCGACCACCGCAAGCTCGGCCGCGAAATGGATCTCTATCATTTCCAGGAAGAGGGGCCGGGCGTCGTGTTCTGGCATTCCAAGGGCTGGCGCATGTTCCAGACGCTGACGGCCTATATGCGCCGCCGGCTTGCCGGCATCTATGAGGAAGTCAACGCCCCGCAGGTGCTGGACGCTTCGCTTTGGGAGACCTCCGGTCACTGGGGCTGGTATCAGGAGAACATGTTCGCGGTGAAATCGGCCTATGCGTTTACGCATCCGGACGACGAGGAGGCGGACAACCGCGTCTTTGCGCTTAAACCCATGAACTGCCCCGGCCATGTGCAGATCTTCAAGCATGGGCTGAAGTCCTATCGCGAGCTGCCGATCCGTCTCGCCGAATTCGGCATCGTGCATCGCTATGAGGCGTCCGGCGCGCTGCACGGGCTGATGCGCGTGCGCGGTTTCACGCAGGACGACGCGCATGTGTTCTGCACCGACGAGCAGATGGCGGCGGAATGCCTGCGCATCAACCAGCTCATCCTCTCGGTCTATGAGGATTTCGGCTTCCATGAGGTCGTCGTGAAGCTCTCGACGCGGCCGGAAAAGCGCGTTGGGTCCGATGCGCTATGGGATCGCGCCGAAAGCGTCATGATGGAGGTTCTCAAGACCATCGAGGAACAGTCGGAAGGCCGCATCAAGACGGGCATTCTGCCGGGCGAGGGCGCGTTCTACGGGCCGAAGTTCGAATATACGCTGCGCGACGCCATCGGGCGCGAATGGCAATGCGGCACGACGCAGGTCGACTTCAACCTGCCGGAACGCTTCGGCGCCTTCTATATCGACCACAATTCGGAAAAGCAGCAGCCGGTGATGATCCACCGCGCCATCTGCGGCTCGATGGAACGGTTCCTCGGCATTCTCATCGAGAACTTCGCCGGCCATATGCCTCTGTGGTTCGCGCCGGTTCAGGTCGTGGTTGCGACCATCACGTCGGAGGCCGACGATTACGGCCGCGAAGTGGCCGAGTTGCTGCGTGATGCGGGTCTGCATGTCGAGACTGACTTCCGCAACGAGAAGATCAACTACAAGATCCGCGAGCATTCCGTCGGCAAGGTGCCGGCGATCATCGTCTGCGGCAAGCGCGAGGCGGAAGAGCGGACGGTGAACATCCGCCGTCTCGGCTCGCAGAACCAGACGTCGATGACGCTGGCGGAAGCGCTTGCGACACTCGCCGACGAGGCAACGCCGCCGGATGTGAAGCGCAAGGCGGCCGAAAAGGCCGCGCGGGCGGCCCGGGTGGCTTGA
- a CDS encoding cytosine deaminase, translated as MFDLLIKNANLPDGRSGIDIAVNGGKIAAVEAGITAEAGEVIDATGRLVSPPFVDPHFHMDATLSLGLPRMNVSGTLLEGIQLWGELRPMLTKEALVERALRYCDLAVTQGLLYIRSHVDTSDPRLVTAEAMIEVRERVKPYIDLQLVAFPQDGYYRAADGVKSLERALDMGLDIVGGIPHFERTMEEGGQSLAALCRIAAERGLPVDIHCDETDDPMSRHIERLAAETVRFGLQGRVAGSHLTSMHSMDNYYVSKLIPLMAEAKINVIPNPLINIMLQGRHDTYPKRRGMTRVKELMEAGLNVSFGHDCVMDPWYNMGSGDMLEVGHMAIHVAQMAGIEDKKKIFECLTVNSAKTMGIEGYGIEKGAKADFVILQARDAAEALRLKANRLFVIKGGRTIAKTAPRVSDLFIEGRPAAVDGAEYAPKI; from the coding sequence ATGTTTGATCTCCTCATCAAAAACGCCAACCTTCCCGATGGCCGCTCCGGCATCGATATCGCCGTCAACGGCGGCAAGATCGCAGCCGTGGAGGCGGGCATCACGGCGGAGGCGGGCGAGGTGATCGATGCGACGGGCAGGCTCGTTTCGCCGCCGTTCGTCGATCCGCATTTTCACATGGATGCGACGCTGTCGCTCGGCCTGCCGCGGATGAATGTCTCCGGCACGCTGCTGGAAGGCATTCAGCTTTGGGGCGAGCTTCGGCCGATGCTGACGAAGGAGGCTTTGGTCGAGCGGGCGCTGCGCTATTGCGATCTCGCGGTCACACAAGGCCTTCTCTATATCCGCAGCCATGTCGACACGTCCGATCCCCGGCTGGTGACAGCGGAAGCGATGATCGAGGTGCGCGAGCGGGTGAAGCCGTATATCGACCTGCAGCTCGTCGCCTTCCCGCAGGATGGCTATTATCGTGCGGCGGATGGTGTGAAATCGCTGGAGCGGGCGCTGGACATGGGGCTCGACATCGTGGGCGGCATCCCGCATTTCGAGCGGACGATGGAGGAGGGCGGGCAGTCGCTGGCAGCGCTCTGCCGGATCGCCGCCGAGCGCGGCCTACCGGTCGATATCCATTGCGACGAGACGGACGATCCGATGTCGCGCCATATCGAGCGGCTGGCAGCGGAGACGGTGCGCTTCGGCCTGCAGGGGCGCGTTGCGGGATCGCATCTCACCTCGATGCATTCGATGGACAATTACTATGTCTCGAAGCTCATTCCGCTGATGGCGGAAGCGAAGATCAACGTGATCCCGAACCCGCTGATCAACATCATGCTGCAGGGCCGGCACGACACCTATCCGAAGCGGCGCGGCATGACGCGGGTCAAGGAGTTGATGGAAGCCGGTCTCAACGTCTCCTTCGGGCACGATTGCGTGATGGACCCCTGGTACAACATGGGTTCCGGCGACATGCTGGAAGTCGGCCACATGGCGATCCATGTGGCACAGATGGCCGGCATCGAGGACAAGAAGAAGATCTTCGAGTGCCTGACCGTCAATTCCGCCAAGACGATGGGCATCGAGGGCTACGGGATCGAGAAGGGCGCCAAGGCCGATTTCGTCATCCTGCAGGCGCGGGATGCTGCGGAAGCACTGCGGCTCAAGGCCAATCGGCTCTTTGTGATCAAGGGCGGCAGGACGATTGCGAAGACCGCACCGCGCGTCAGCGACCTCTTTATCGAGGGACGGCCGGCAGCCGTGGATGGGGCGGAATACGCGCCGAAAATCTGA
- a CDS encoding tRNA(Arg) A34 adenosine deaminase TadA, with translation MAMVCEELDHEALLRIAIAESQKARDAGNHPFASILVGPDGQVLMTQHNAYMPDHDMTGHAERVLMTRASTTLPHDLLKECTIYTSAEPCAMCAGAIYWTGLKRCVYGMTEKHLKEITGNHPENPTLDLPCEIVFAAGQRKVEVIGPILVEEAAKVHEGFWG, from the coding sequence ATGGCCATGGTATGCGAGGAACTGGATCACGAAGCGCTGCTGCGGATCGCGATTGCCGAATCGCAGAAGGCGCGCGACGCCGGCAACCATCCCTTCGCATCGATTCTCGTCGGCCCGGATGGCCAGGTGCTGATGACCCAGCACAATGCCTATATGCCGGATCACGACATGACCGGCCATGCCGAGCGCGTGCTGATGACCCGTGCCTCCACGACCTTGCCGCATGACCTTCTCAAGGAATGCACGATCTACACGTCGGCAGAACCCTGCGCCATGTGCGCCGGAGCCATCTACTGGACCGGACTGAAGCGCTGCGTCTATGGGATGACGGAAAAGCATCTAAAGGAAATCACCGGCAATCACCCGGAAAATCCGACACTGGATCTACCTTGCGAGATCGTCTTCGCGGCCGGCCAGCGCAAGGTCGAGGTCATCGGCCCGATCCTCGTGGAAGAAGCTGCAAAGGTTCATGAGGGCTTCTGGGGTTGA
- a CDS encoding DNA-binding transcriptional regulator, LysR family, protein MSLISPAALLFDEVARLGSIRKAAEHLNVSPSALNRRILNLEDDYGLKLFERLPRGVRLTAAGEVLIADIRKWKADQERSKVRLQQLQGLRRGHVSVGLMECLAGDFARALFDEIQVRFRQFTLDIFVGGTALITEKILNSELDLAVCFNVPDRHNIHKLKAVEAPSGVIVSRDHPLAGRTNVPLSECINYPLILPDFSIAARRLIDSALGSSGVQTVPSLVTNSTGLMKRLIADNRHIAFLNAGNLIDVQRDAGLEFVPLAGRQLAAEELSLITRSSQGLSSATSAVVDLIKAQMDSLPIVPKSA, encoded by the coding sequence ATGTCCCTGATTTCGCCCGCGGCGCTTCTCTTCGACGAGGTGGCCCGACTCGGTTCGATCCGCAAGGCGGCCGAGCATCTGAACGTTTCGCCATCCGCGCTCAACCGGCGCATCCTCAACCTTGAGGATGACTACGGATTGAAGCTCTTCGAGCGCCTGCCGCGCGGCGTCAGGCTCACGGCAGCGGGTGAGGTACTGATTGCGGACATCCGCAAATGGAAGGCGGATCAGGAGCGCTCGAAGGTACGGCTTCAGCAACTCCAGGGGCTTCGACGCGGACACGTTTCCGTCGGTCTGATGGAATGCCTGGCGGGCGATTTCGCGCGGGCATTGTTCGACGAGATCCAGGTGCGGTTCCGGCAGTTCACGCTCGACATCTTCGTCGGCGGCACCGCGCTGATCACCGAGAAAATTCTCAACAGCGAGCTCGATCTTGCCGTCTGCTTCAATGTGCCGGACCGACATAACATCCATAAACTCAAGGCGGTGGAAGCGCCGTCCGGGGTGATCGTGTCGAGGGATCACCCGTTGGCGGGGCGCACGAACGTGCCTCTGTCGGAATGTATCAACTATCCCCTCATCCTTCCCGATTTCTCCATCGCCGCGCGGCGACTGATCGACAGCGCACTAGGATCTTCAGGCGTGCAGACGGTGCCGAGCCTGGTGACGAATTCGACCGGTCTCATGAAGCGGCTTATCGCGGACAATCGGCATATCGCTTTCCTCAATGCCGGTAACCTTATCGATGTGCAAAGAGACGCCGGGCTGGAGTTCGTTCCACTGGCCGGCCGGCAGCTCGCCGCGGAGGAATTGTCGCTTATCACACGATCGAGCCAGGGCCTGAGCTCGGCAACCTCCGCGGTTGTCGATCTCATCAAGGCGCAAATGGACAGCTTGCCAATCGTGCCGAAAAGCGCTTAA
- a CDS encoding nucleoside ABC transporter ATP-binding protein, which produces MGTETPPRLELRSITKRFPGVLANDQVSFSVRPGEIHALLGENGAGKSTLVKMIYGIMQPDGGEIRWNGERIVVPNPKAARRLGIGMVFQHFSLFEAMTVLENIALGMDAKIPARELEARIKEVMSQYGLKLEPHRIVSTLSVGERQRIEIVRALLLNPKLLIMDEPTSVLTPQEVEQLFIVLRQLASEGCSILYISHKLHEIKALCHTATILRGGKLVDTCNPSVETSRSMAEKMIGGNLKTIEKAEGRTVGREKLIVNRLNMPARSHFGVSLKDITFTVREGEIFGIAGVAGNGQNALLLALSGETLSEDEGAITVDGAKLGKLTAKQRRLAGVSSVPEERNGHAAVPEFTLADNSVLTARDRLGMVKGGLIDHKAARTYAGEVISTFAVKALGPGSTAGSLSGGNLQKYIMGREIMQNPAVLVVSQPTWGVDAGAAAAIHQALVDLAASGSAIVVISQDLDELLSLCDTLAVINEGRLSPAMKVVDADIEEIGLLMGGVHGDPAATANLHPELAHAHQA; this is translated from the coding sequence ATGGGAACTGAAACGCCGCCGCGTCTGGAACTGAGAAGCATCACAAAGCGCTTTCCGGGCGTGCTGGCGAATGACCAGGTGAGCTTTTCCGTCCGCCCTGGCGAGATCCATGCGCTGCTGGGTGAAAACGGAGCGGGGAAATCCACGCTCGTCAAGATGATCTACGGCATCATGCAGCCGGACGGCGGCGAAATCCGCTGGAACGGCGAGCGCATCGTGGTTCCTAACCCGAAGGCTGCCCGAAGGCTCGGCATCGGCATGGTGTTCCAGCATTTCTCCCTCTTCGAGGCGATGACGGTGCTGGAAAACATCGCGCTCGGCATGGATGCCAAGATCCCGGCGCGCGAACTGGAAGCACGCATCAAGGAGGTCATGAGTCAATACGGCCTCAAGCTCGAGCCGCACCGCATCGTCTCGACGCTGTCGGTTGGCGAGCGCCAGCGCATTGAGATCGTCCGTGCGCTGCTTTTGAACCCCAAGCTTCTCATCATGGACGAGCCGACCTCGGTTCTGACGCCGCAGGAGGTGGAGCAGCTCTTCATCGTTCTTCGCCAGCTCGCCAGCGAAGGCTGTTCGATCCTCTACATTTCCCACAAGCTGCATGAGATCAAGGCGCTGTGCCACACGGCGACGATCCTGCGCGGCGGCAAGCTGGTCGATACCTGCAATCCGTCGGTCGAGACGTCGCGCTCCATGGCCGAGAAGATGATCGGCGGAAACCTCAAGACCATCGAGAAGGCGGAAGGCCGCACGGTCGGCCGCGAGAAGCTGATCGTCAACCGGCTGAACATGCCGGCGCGGTCGCATTTCGGCGTGTCGCTCAAGGACATTACCTTTACCGTGCGCGAGGGCGAGATTTTCGGTATCGCCGGTGTGGCCGGCAACGGACAGAACGCGCTGCTGCTGGCGCTCTCCGGCGAGACGCTCTCGGAGGACGAGGGCGCGATCACCGTGGATGGTGCAAAGCTCGGCAAGCTGACGGCGAAGCAACGGCGGCTGGCCGGTGTTTCTTCCGTGCCGGAAGAGCGCAACGGCCATGCGGCCGTCCCGGAATTCACGCTGGCCGACAATTCGGTTCTGACGGCACGCGACCGGCTTGGCATGGTCAAGGGCGGGCTGATCGATCACAAGGCCGCGCGCACCTATGCGGGCGAGGTGATCTCGACCTTCGCGGTCAAGGCACTGGGGCCCGGATCGACGGCGGGATCCCTCTCCGGGGGCAATCTGCAGAAATACATCATGGGCCGCGAGATCATGCAGAACCCGGCGGTTCTCGTCGTCTCGCAGCCGACCTGGGGCGTGGACGCGGGCGCTGCCGCGGCCATCCATCAGGCGCTTGTCGATCTGGCAGCCTCCGGCTCGGCGATCGTGGTCATCAGCCAGGATCTGGATGAGCTTCTCTCGCTCTGCGACACGCTGGCTGTCATCAACGAGGGGCGACTTTCGCCCGCGATGAAGGTGGTCGATGCCGACATCGAGGAAATCGGTCTGCTCATGGGCGGTGTCCATGGCGACCCGGCCGCAACCGCAAACCTGCATCCGGAGCTGGCCCATGCGCATCAAGCTTGA
- a CDS encoding nucleoside ABC transporter membrane protein yields MRIKLEKRPEPSTLMAFATPIASVLLTMAIGVIVFDALGIKGERAVIDIFLTPLLSSYKWQDVAVKAAPLIIIALGLSIGNRAQVWNIGAEGQYVIGALAAAGVGIAAGGAGGGFIITLMILAGILGGTFWAVFPAFLKTRLNVNEILTSLMLTYVALQVLGYLVGGPWKDPNGRNFPATAPLQPDQTLPILFPGTTVHLGVAIALVLPFVFWLIMSRSVFGFQIRVVGSAPDAARHGGFDAKQTIWLSLLIGGGMAGLAGALEFAGSLKAINLGFPSGYGFTAIIVSFLGRLNPIGCLIAGIVLAVTYVGGQVAQTTVHIPNSTAGIFQAMMLFFILASDILIRYRVRFVGSPKISALPAAGE; encoded by the coding sequence ATGCGCATCAAGCTTGAAAAGCGCCCCGAACCTTCCACGCTCATGGCCTTTGCCACGCCGATCGCCTCGGTGCTGCTGACCATGGCCATCGGTGTGATCGTGTTCGACGCGCTCGGCATCAAGGGCGAGAGGGCCGTCATCGACATCTTCCTGACGCCGCTTCTCTCCTCCTACAAATGGCAGGACGTGGCGGTGAAGGCGGCTCCGCTGATCATCATCGCGCTCGGTCTTTCCATCGGCAATCGCGCGCAGGTCTGGAATATCGGGGCCGAGGGGCAATATGTGATCGGCGCGCTCGCCGCAGCCGGCGTCGGCATTGCAGCCGGCGGGGCAGGCGGGGGCTTCATCATTACGTTGATGATCCTGGCCGGCATTCTCGGCGGGACGTTCTGGGCGGTGTTCCCGGCGTTTCTCAAGACCCGGCTCAATGTCAACGAAATCCTGACCTCGCTGATGCTCACCTATGTGGCGCTGCAGGTGCTGGGCTATCTCGTCGGCGGCCCCTGGAAGGATCCGAACGGACGGAATTTTCCGGCCACGGCGCCGCTTCAGCCGGATCAGACGCTGCCGATCCTGTTTCCCGGAACGACGGTGCATCTGGGCGTTGCTATCGCGCTCGTCCTGCCCTTCGTCTTCTGGCTGATCATGTCGCGCTCGGTCTTCGGCTTCCAGATCCGCGTGGTCGGCAGTGCGCCGGATGCGGCGCGTCATGGCGGGTTCGACGCCAAGCAGACGATCTGGCTCTCGCTGCTGATCGGCGGCGGCATGGCCGGGCTTGCCGGCGCGCTGGAATTTGCCGGCTCGCTGAAGGCGATCAATCTCGGCTTTCCGTCCGGTTACGGCTTCACGGCCATCATCGTATCCTTCCTCGGACGCCTGAACCCGATTGGCTGCCTTATTGCCGGCATTGTTCTGGCGGTAACCTATGTCGGCGGTCAGGTGGCGCAGACGACGGTTCATATTCCCAATTCCACGGCCGGCATTTTCCAGGCCATGATGCTGTTCTTCATCCTCGCGAGCGACATTCTCATCCGTTACCGGGTACGCTTTGTGGGCAGCCCGAAGATCAGCGCGCTTCCGGCGGCAGGAGAGTGA
- a CDS encoding nucleoside ABC transporter membrane protein, with protein sequence MSTEFIIAAIVTIVGLTTPILLAALGELVVEKAGVLNLGVEGMMLMGAICGFGATVSTFNPWIGILGAAAGGALSSMLFAVLVLELNSNQVATGLALTIFGTGLSSLIGLSYTGFIVPVFGSVFPASLASDPYLKVIFGYSPIVYFALIMVPVVAWFLKSTRAGMILRAVGENDLSAHSIGYSVKGVRYAAIAFGGAMAGIGGAYFSMVITPMWAEKMTAGRGWIALALVVFAGWRAGRLLVGAYFFGILMALELYAKAAGFSFLPSQFWAAMPYLMTVVALSVISMRDRSGGNAPACLGKPFLPST encoded by the coding sequence ATGAGTACTGAATTCATCATCGCCGCCATCGTCACCATCGTTGGCCTCACCACCCCGATCCTTCTGGCGGCACTTGGCGAACTGGTGGTCGAGAAGGCCGGTGTGCTCAATCTCGGAGTCGAGGGCATGATGCTGATGGGCGCGATCTGCGGCTTCGGCGCGACGGTTTCGACCTTCAATCCCTGGATCGGCATCCTCGGCGCAGCTGCCGGGGGCGCTCTGTCGTCCATGCTGTTTGCGGTGCTGGTGCTGGAGTTGAACTCCAACCAAGTGGCGACGGGGCTGGCGTTGACGATTTTTGGCACGGGCCTTTCGTCACTGATCGGCCTGTCCTACACCGGCTTCATCGTGCCGGTCTTCGGTTCGGTCTTCCCCGCCTCGCTTGCCAGCGATCCCTATCTGAAGGTCATTTTCGGCTATTCGCCGATCGTCTATTTCGCATTGATCATGGTTCCGGTCGTTGCCTGGTTCCTCAAGTCGACCCGCGCCGGCATGATCCTGCGTGCGGTGGGCGAAAACGACCTGTCGGCCCATTCGATCGGCTATTCGGTGAAAGGCGTACGCTATGCCGCGATTGCCTTCGGCGGCGCCATGGCGGGTATCGGCGGCGCTTATTTCTCGATGGTCATCACGCCCATGTGGGCCGAGAAGATGACGGCAGGTCGCGGCTGGATCGCGCTGGCGCTCGTCGTTTTCGCCGGCTGGCGGGCAGGGCGCCTGCTCGTCGGGGCCTATTTCTTCGGCATCCTGATGGCGCTGGAACTCTATGCGAAAGCGGCAGGCTTTTCCTTCCTGCCGTCGCAGTTCTGGGCCGCAATGCCCTACCTCATGACGGTCGTCGCGCTTTCGGTGATTTCGATGCGCGATCGTTCGGGCGGCAACGCCCCGGCCTGCCTCGGCAAGCCGTTCCTTCCATCAACCTGA
- a CDS encoding nucleoside-binding protein has translation MAIISRRTFMQAAGAAATLPVLGNKAFAADKVKIGFIFLGPVGDYGWTWAHNKARLQVEKELGDKVETVYVENVQEDASAIPVIRDLAQQGCKLIFTTSYGYMDQTITVAKEFPNVKFEHCTGYKRADNVATYNSKFHEGRAVLGTIAGKMSKSATLGYLGSYKVPEVVLGVNSFALSAQKQNPNAKVKLVLIDSWFDPPKEAAATETLVNLGCDIVTTHTDSPGPLQILEQKKLYGFGQGADMSRFAPNAHLTAIEDIWGPYYVERVKMILDNSWKSTDTWDGMKEGTVVISPYNKVIPADVVALADGVQAGYKDGSYDIFKGPIYDQEGKLRVKEGETMKLADLAVMDWFVKGVESAA, from the coding sequence ATGGCTATCATTTCTCGCCGTACATTCATGCAGGCAGCCGGCGCTGCCGCGACGCTGCCGGTGCTCGGCAACAAGGCCTTCGCGGCCGACAAGGTCAAGATCGGCTTCATCTTCCTCGGCCCCGTCGGCGATTACGGCTGGACCTGGGCGCATAACAAGGCTCGCCTGCAGGTCGAGAAGGAACTCGGCGACAAGGTCGAAACCGTTTATGTTGAAAACGTGCAGGAAGACGCTTCCGCCATTCCGGTCATCCGCGACCTGGCCCAGCAGGGCTGCAAGCTCATCTTCACGACGTCCTATGGCTACATGGATCAGACGATCACGGTCGCCAAGGAATTCCCGAACGTGAAGTTCGAGCATTGCACGGGCTACAAGCGCGCCGACAACGTCGCCACCTATAACTCGAAGTTCCATGAAGGCCGCGCTGTCCTCGGCACGATCGCCGGCAAGATGTCGAAGTCGGCCACGCTCGGCTACCTCGGCTCCTACAAGGTTCCGGAAGTCGTTCTCGGTGTAAACTCGTTTGCGCTCTCTGCGCAGAAGCAGAACCCGAATGCAAAGGTCAAGCTCGTCCTGATCGACAGCTGGTTCGACCCGCCGAAGGAAGCTGCCGCAACCGAAACGCTCGTCAACCTGGGCTGCGATATCGTCACGACCCACACCGACAGCCCCGGTCCGCTGCAGATCCTCGAGCAGAAGAAGCTCTATGGTTTCGGCCAGGGCGCCGACATGTCGCGCTTCGCACCGAACGCCCACCTGACCGCCATCGAAGACATCTGGGGTCCCTATTATGTCGAGCGCGTCAAGATGATCCTCGACAATTCCTGGAAGTCGACCGACACCTGGGATGGCATGAAGGAAGGCACCGTCGTGATCTCGCCTTACAACAAGGTCATTCCGGCTGACGTTGTGGCGCTCGCCGATGGCGTACAGGCCGGCTACAAGGATGGCTCGTATGACATTTTCAAGGGCCCGATCTATGACCAGGAAGGCAAGCTGCGCGTGAAGGAAGGCGAGACGATGAAACTTGCCGATCTCGCGGTCATGGACTGGTTCGTGAAGGGCGTCGAAAGCGCTGCCTGA
- a CDS encoding TadE-like protein: MPCLTTIMRRRDGASAVEFAILAPIFIAGLLSMIGYGIYLSASASIQQMTEEAARAAVAGLSAQERQSLAENAVAMSVKDRAFIDPAKVRVTISGQDTDRYSIEVSYDAAQLPIWSLFSYALPSMKTISRVSVMRAGGN, from the coding sequence GTGCCCTGCCTGACCACGATAATGCGGCGCCGTGATGGAGCCTCGGCCGTCGAATTTGCGATTCTTGCCCCGATCTTCATTGCCGGACTTTTGTCCATGATCGGATATGGGATCTACCTTTCCGCTTCGGCCAGCATCCAGCAGATGACGGAGGAGGCCGCGCGGGCGGCGGTTGCCGGCCTGTCTGCGCAGGAGCGACAATCGCTTGCCGAGAACGCCGTTGCGATGTCGGTGAAGGATCGTGCTTTCATCGACCCGGCCAAGGTCAGGGTCACCATCAGCGGTCAGGACACGGACCGGTATTCGATCGAGGTCTCCTATGATGCAGCGCAGCTGCCGATATGGTCGCTCTTTTCCTATGCGCTGCCATCGATGAAGACCATCTCGAGAGTGTCAGTCATGCGCGCAGGAGGCAACTGA